TGATTGATATTTCCCAGGATATTGCCTCCCAGACGGTTTCCCTTATCGCTCCCAGCAAGACTTTTAATATTGCAGGCCTAAGCACCTCGTTAATGTTCACATCCAATCCTGTTTTAAAGGAAAAATTTGAGCGGGAAGTCAATAAAATACATGTCGGATCGGGAAATATATTCGGAGATGTAGCATTTGAAGCTGCATACCGATATGGAGACCAGTGGCTGGATACGCTTATTGATTACCTGAATACCAATTTTGACCTGTTGGACGAATGGACAAAAAAATCATCTTACGTCCGTTATATCCGTCCTGAAGGCACTTTTCTGGCGTGGCTGGATTTTTCACCGTCGGGCTTGTCGGGGAAAAAACTATATGACACTGTAATATCCAAAGCAAAGGTAGGATTGAACAGAGGTATTGAATTCGGATCCGAAGCCATGTCTTTCATGAGGATAAATGTCGGATGCCCGTCACCCATACTTAAAAAGGCCATCAAACAAATAGATGATGTGTTGAGTCGGATTTAATATTTTTTAATGAACATATCCGGACAAAATAATTACTTTTGCATAAAACCATTATTTGCTGAACATTTGATAAAAGTTTTCAAATATCTGTTTGTTGTATGGATGTCGTTATTCACATCGGCATGTGTGGTTATACGTGAAATTCCTATTGAAACGCTGCAGCCTGCAAAGATTACATTTAAGGATTCCAGGAAGAAAATCGCCATTTATGCTCCGCCTTCACTTCTGGATGAGGCCATCCAAAGCAATGAAGCAACATACGGGGTACATACTGACTCCCTGATAAACAATACCCTTTATTCCTTGAAAAGCCTTCTGGAAAAGGCTCCCGGCTTTGAACGAACATCTTTTGCAGTTTTTGTTACTGATGATCATAGAAAAATACCTCAATCTTCCGATTTTGATTATTTTATCAGCCTCGACCATCTTCAGTTGAAAAACAGGCATTACATAGAACAATACTCTTTCCAAACGTGGGAAGCATCCGTTGAAGTCTTTTATATTGCTTTATGGTCTGTAAGAAATCGTGACGGCGATATTATAGAGAATTATATCGACCGGGATATCCGGACCTGGTTTTCCGGAATTATATCAGACTGGACTGCAGCAGCATCTCCATCTTATAGAGTTGATGCCGTAAAGACTAAACTTCCTTCTATTAATGATATATGGTGGGATCTTGGAATTATATTGGCAAGATCCTGTACCAAGTTTCTTGCCCCTCATTGGCAAAAGGAAGAACGGGCTATATATATGCTCAATAAGTTTCCTGAGTTATCAGGGCTAGCATACACAGCCCTGAAAAATAACGGACATGAACGCGCTATAAATATATGGGAAGAAATGTTGGTCGCCTGTCGTAAAAGGGGACAAAAGAAAATAAAAGGTAAAATCAATTATAATATAGCCGTTGGCCACGAATATATGAATCAATTGGATGAATCCATCCAGTGGCTACAACGTTCCATCAATTATTCATCAAATAAAGTAAATACCACTTATTTACGTCTTTTAGAAAACAGGAAAAAACAGAGCATAATTCTCGATCAACAGACCAATAGCAATTATTAGATGTCACCCCACATTGTTTTTGTATTCATTGTCACTATCATTATTGCCGATTTTTTACTCGAAAGTTGGCTGGATTACCTCAACCTAAAAAACCTGTCGGAGAAATTACCACCTGACTTGAGTGATATTTATGACAGTAAGAAATATATTCAATCACAGAAATATGAACGCATCAATATTCGGTTTGGTCTGATTACAGGCACATTCAACCTGATGATCATCCTGCTGATGCTTTTTCTTGACGGGTTTGCCTGGGTAGATAAAATGGCGGCCAACATCAGTACCCATCCTATTATACATCCATTGATCTTTTTTATGATCTTGGGATTAGCCGTTGATCTGTTGAATACCCCTTTTTCCATTTACGATACTTTTGTTATCGAACAAAAATTCGGGTTCAATAAAATTACGCCCAAATTATATATTACCGACAAAGTGAAAGGATGGTTGCTCTCCGGTATCATCGGAGGAGGAGTTTTAGCACTCGTTATCTGGTTTTATCTTCATACCACCTCATACTTCTGGTTTTGGACATGGGGTTTGGTTATCCTGTTTATGCTGTTTACCACTACTTTTTATTCATCACTCATTGTTCCTTTGTTCAATAAGCAAAAACCCCTCGAAGAAGGCGATTTAAAAAATGCCATCACCAGCCAGGCCGAAAAGGCCGGATTTCATATTGACCGCATCTATACCATTGACGGATCGAAACGGTCTACAAAAGCCAATGCCTATTTCAGCGGATTAGGACGAAAAAAAAGGATCGTATTGTATGATACCCTGATCAAAGAATTATCAACTGAAGAAATTGTTGCAGTATTGATGCACGAAATAGGCCATTATAAAAAGAAACATATCATACAAGGCATGGTTTTATCTACTATACAGGCCGGAGTGATGTTATTCATCCTATCCCTGTTCATTTCCCAACCTGTCCTTTCCCAGGCATTAGGTGTATCAACCCCCAGTTTTCATATCGGTTTGATTGCATTTGGTATTTTATACAGCCCGATATCTGTGATGATCGGACTGATGCTGAATGTATCCTCACGCAAACATGAATACCAGGCAGATGCTTTTGCTGCAAAATATGGTATGGGAGAAGCCCTTATCGGAGCATTAAAAAGATTATCTGTAAATAATCTTTCTAATCTGACCCCGCATCGGGTCTATGTATTTTTTCATTATTCACATCCTACTCTTTTACAACGGATAAAGAAATTAAAAAATTGATCGGTAAGATTCACAAAAAATAAATCCGTATGTTTCTTGATATCGTTTTGGTAATAACAGGTAGTTTGTTTATCCTGACAGGCTTAGTCGGATGCATTGTTCCGGCAATACCTGGTCCCCCTTTAAGTTATATCGGATTGTTGCTGCTACAGGCCACTGATTTTGCAGATTTTTCAACCCGCTTTCTGGTAATTTCAGCTGTTATTATGATCATTGTTACCGTACTGGACTATTTTATCCCTGTATGGGGAACAAAAAAATGGGGTGGTAGCAGAGCAGGGATGATCGGAGCTATGGTAGGACTGGTCGCAGGTCTTTTTTTCCCGCCGGCAGGCATTATTTTAGGCCCTTTTTTAGGTGCCGTTGCCGGAGAATTGATCACCGGCCGTGAAACCAATGACGCGTTAAAATCCGGGATAGGTTCTTTTATCGGATTCCTGGTAGGGACCGGCTTAAAGTTAGCTACTTGTATTGCCTTTACCTATTATTTTATCAAGGAATTAGTGGTATAATTAATAGTATTCGTACGTATATTTATACAACGAATGCAATTTATAAGAAGCAAAATAAGATTCTACCTCAGAATGGATACCTTTGGAATCATAGGTCATTTTCTTGGATGAAATACCGTTGGAACGATTATTTTTTTTCCATTTTTCCAGTTCCAGATAACTTCGATCATTGTACTTATATTCATGAGAAACATATCTTTCACCTTCAAGATTGATTGTTTCTTCTTTTATAATCCGATTCTCAGTATCATATTCATATATCTTCTTATATTCAAGAAGATCACCCCGTTTCCTGGCCTCAGATAATAACACGCCATCATCCCGATATTCCAGATCGAGCATATAGACCACATTTCCCTGAAAATCCGTTTTCACCTCAGAAACAAGGAGACCTTGTGGAGTATACGCATTTACCTGTTTAAAAATTAATTCATTATTGGCGTCAAATATGAGTATCTCTGTTTTATTACCGGAATAACTCAATTTCCTCTTCTCAACAACTACATTATCCAATGTGTATGTCATTTCCACCAATTTCCCATTCTCATATGTGTAAGTGTTGCTATATGAAGCAACGCCATCAAATCCATATTCTTTAATCTTGTTACCTTTTGAGTCATATACCATTTTCTGGCTATACTGTAATTTTTCACGATTACCTTGGTAACGCTCATGGTTCACCCTTTCGTTTTTATTGTTATATTGGTAAACGATTACAGAAATGATCTTGTCGGAAGCATTATAATTCGTTTCCTCTGTAATATCCCCATTCGCATTGAATTTCCTGACAGATGATTTATATCCTTGGGAAGATGGTGTCCCGTTTTTATAATCATGGGTATATTCTATCTGTGTTTTCACTTTGGCTTCGGCCATGCGATCTCTCTCGGCAGTTTTAATATCGTACTGGGCATTTACAGCAAGCAATCCGACAAACAAAAACCATATAGTGACCAATTTATTCACAATCCTTTTATTATAATTATACGTTTATCTTCTTTTCATTCAAACCGGCCAAAACTTTGTCAAATACCTGTTCAACCGGCAACATGGAGTTATTATCATTACAACTGATCTTTAAAAAAGCGTCTTCGTCCGATAACAAAAGATAGGCATTCCGTACCTTTTCCTGAAAATCAAGGTCAGCTTCATGAATATCCCTTTTCCCGTTCAGATACGTACGTTCATCTCCGCTTCTGGCATTGGTTAATTTCTGATGGGTAAAACCAAAAGGAACATCCAGGAAAATATTCAGATCCGGTTTCGGCAGACCATGATATTCAAATTCCAGATGTAAAATCCAGTCACGCAAAATCTTCTTTTCTTTCTCATTCTCAATTTTGGCACACTGGTAGGCTATATTTGAATACACGTAACGGTCCAAAAGCACAAATGCATCTTCCTGCAACCATTTTTCCAATTCCGGTTTAAAATCAAAACGATCTCCGGCATATATCAATGCCACAAGATATGGATCGACCTGATGGATCTCTCCCAAGTCTCCCCTTAGGAAGCGAGCGATCAATTCTCCATATACCGGACTATCCGTACGTGGGAAATGCAATAAATGACATTTATGTCCACGCGAAGATAAGTACTCATATAACTTATTGATTTGAGTTGACTTACCGGATCCATCCAAGCCTTCTATTACAATTAAACCCATTATGATCAGCAAATGATTAAACTTAATTCTCTTTCAATCCAAATAATATGCCAACACAACCAAAAGCCAGTTCTTGTTCTGTATCATCTTTCTTTTTTGCTTTGGGTATACGTATGGTTACTTTTATTTGCTGACTGGATTCCGAACGAAAATCCCACATCAGGACATTC
The genomic region above belongs to Bacteroidales bacterium and contains:
- a CDS encoding DUF6340 family protein, whose amino-acid sequence is MIKVFKYLFVVWMSLFTSACVVIREIPIETLQPAKITFKDSRKKIAIYAPPSLLDEAIQSNEATYGVHTDSLINNTLYSLKSLLEKAPGFERTSFAVFVTDDHRKIPQSSDFDYFISLDHLQLKNRHYIEQYSFQTWEASVEVFYIALWSVRNRDGDIIENYIDRDIRTWFSGIISDWTAAASPSYRVDAVKTKLPSINDIWWDLGIILARSCTKFLAPHWQKEERAIYMLNKFPELSGLAYTALKNNGHERAINIWEEMLVACRKRGQKKIKGKINYNIAVGHEYMNQLDESIQWLQRSINYSSNKVNTTYLRLLENRKKQSIILDQQTNSNY
- a CDS encoding M48 family metallopeptidase; the protein is MSPHIVFVFIVTIIIADFLLESWLDYLNLKNLSEKLPPDLSDIYDSKKYIQSQKYERINIRFGLITGTFNLMIILLMLFLDGFAWVDKMAANISTHPIIHPLIFFMILGLAVDLLNTPFSIYDTFVIEQKFGFNKITPKLYITDKVKGWLLSGIIGGGVLALVIWFYLHTTSYFWFWTWGLVILFMLFTTTFYSSLIVPLFNKQKPLEEGDLKNAITSQAEKAGFHIDRIYTIDGSKRSTKANAYFSGLGRKKRIVLYDTLIKELSTEEIVAVLMHEIGHYKKKHIIQGMVLSTIQAGVMLFILSLFISQPVLSQALGVSTPSFHIGLIAFGILYSPISVMIGLMLNVSSRKHEYQADAFAAKYGMGEALIGALKRLSVNNLSNLTPHRVYVFFHYSHPTLLQRIKKLKN
- a CDS encoding DUF456 domain-containing protein — translated: MFLDIVLVITGSLFILTGLVGCIVPAIPGPPLSYIGLLLLQATDFADFSTRFLVISAVIMIIVTVLDYFIPVWGTKKWGGSRAGMIGAMVGLVAGLFFPPAGIILGPFLGAVAGELITGRETNDALKSGIGSFIGFLVGTGLKLATCIAFTYYFIKELVV
- the tmk gene encoding dTMP kinase: MGLIVIEGLDGSGKSTQINKLYEYLSSRGHKCHLLHFPRTDSPVYGELIARFLRGDLGEIHQVDPYLVALIYAGDRFDFKPELEKWLQEDAFVLLDRYVYSNIAYQCAKIENEKEKKILRDWILHLEFEYHGLPKPDLNIFLDVPFGFTHQKLTNARSGDERTYLNGKRDIHEADLDFQEKVRNAYLLLSDEDAFLKISCNDNNSMLPVEQVFDKVLAGLNEKKINV